CGCGCTTCCATCGAGCATTGAATTCACGCGGACGCGCGAAGAAGATCCGTAAAGCACGAAGCAGAAGAGAAAAAATCCAATAATCGCTCGGTCGGCGATCGTCATGCCGGCGCCCGCCCTCGGCGTGTTTTCTGCCCAGGACGCCCCCCGCCGGCATCCATTTCCTCTTCGAAAAAAACCGGGGCCGGCTTCGAGCGCCCCCGCTTCCCCCGCTTCGCGAGGGCAAGCGCGAAGGCAAGCGCGAGGGCGGACGCCGGGGTGACGGTTTACCCCAACAACGGCGGTGATGTTGTGTCTAAGTTATTCGGCTGAAATAAACCGCCTGAGCGGCGGCAAATTTTCCGTCAGGTTCTCCCCCGCCCCGCCCGATTACTGCCCGCACTTGCGGAGCGGGGACCGGGGCGGGACCGCGTATCCCGCGCGGCAAGAAATTGCCCGGCGGTGTGGGGCGGGATATAATCGGTCCATGCTTCCCCAAAGGATCGGGCGATACAGAATCCTAGATAAAATCGGCAGCGGCGGGATGGCCGTGGTCTACCTCGGGCAGGACGAGACCTTCGGCCGGCAAGTGGCGGTCAAGGTCCTGCCCACCCACCTGGGGCAGGATCCGGACAACCGCGAGCGGTTCCGGCGCGAAGCCAAGGCGATCGCCACCCTCGAGCACGCCGCCGTCGTTCCGGTGTACGACTACGGCGAAGACGGGGACCAGCTTTTTTTGGTCATGCGCTTCATGCAGGGCGGATCCATCAAGGACCGCCTGAGCCGCGGCCGCCTGCCGGCGCCGGCGGCCTGCGCCGTGATGCGCCGGGTCGCCTCCGGCCTGGACAAAGCCCACTCCCTGGGGATGATCCACCGCGACATCAAGCCCGGGAACATCCTCTTCGATCTGGAAGACAATCCCTACATCACCGATTTCGGGCTGGTCAAGCTGGTGGAATCCAGCGTCCAATTGACCCACAGCGAATTTTTCGGGACTCCGGCCTACACCAGTCCGGAACAATGCCAGGGGGAAAAAACCATCGACGGGCGGGCCGACGTGTATTCGCTGGCCGCGGTCTTCTACCACATGGTCACCGGCTGTCCGCCGTACGAATCCGAAAACGCCATGGCCCTGCTGATGAAGCACGTCAGCGGCCCGATCCCCCTGCTCTCCTCCGCGGCGCCGGACCTGCCCGCGGCGATGCAGACGGTCATCGACCGCGGGATGGCCAAAGAACCGGCCGACCGCTACCCGACGGCGGGCGAAATGGCGAAGGATGCGGAGCGGATCCTGGACGCGGCCCCGCCGGCCGAATCC
The genomic region above belongs to Anaerolineales bacterium and contains:
- a CDS encoding serine/threonine protein kinase, whose product is MLPQRIGRYRILDKIGSGGMAVVYLGQDETFGRQVAVKVLPTHLGQDPDNRERFRREAKAIATLEHAAVVPVYDYGEDGDQLFLVMRFMQGGSIKDRLSRGRLPAPAACAVMRRVASGLDKAHSLGMIHRDIKPGNILFDLEDNPYITDFGLVKLVESSVQLTHSEFFGTPAYTSPEQCQGEKTIDGRADVYSLAAVFYHMVTGCPPYESENAMALLMKHVSGPIPLLSSAAPDLPAAMQTVIDRGMAKEPADRYPTAGEMAKDAERILDAAPPAESLPLTESARPLSFDALRAPHAAPPAGDDSSTRRDSFAPGIYQDLQSGGRLEMPLDSEATNALDLRAIPTERRRLEWKPQSDSKPPPAAPNAPGQPHSSATTKPSAASYAQPLKPLEKKASGIPILIFIVVILAISLVYFALQKGLF